One segment of Spirochaetaceae bacterium DNA contains the following:
- a CDS encoding hemolysin family protein: protein MGFLEKLLGRADQDDDDLANLDGAAKEMIQGVVELSHSAVKEIMVPRPDVISVPLDVPADTLLERVAHSGHSRLPVYHQNMDNIVGVVYAKDLLRAQVSAAGEPAGEAVLDRIMRRPYFVPETKKVDQLLREFQLRRVHIAVVVDEYGGTSGIVCLEDVIEEIVGDIQDEFDDEAEEILKIGEGVFLCDARVRLDELNEYAGFDLPANSFETLGGFVFDLFGKIPVKYEKERYGRADFVIQQMEGNRISSVKIVSRRESPAGGGEHETD, encoded by the coding sequence ATGGGTTTCCTGGAGAAGCTGCTCGGCAGAGCAGATCAGGACGACGATGACCTAGCCAACCTCGACGGTGCCGCCAAGGAGATGATCCAGGGCGTCGTCGAGCTTTCGCACAGTGCGGTGAAGGAGATCATGGTGCCGCGCCCCGACGTGATTTCCGTGCCGCTCGACGTGCCCGCCGACACGCTTCTGGAACGGGTAGCGCACAGCGGCCACTCGCGGCTGCCGGTCTATCACCAGAATATGGACAACATAGTCGGCGTGGTGTACGCCAAGGATCTGCTGCGCGCCCAGGTCTCGGCAGCCGGCGAGCCGGCCGGCGAAGCCGTGCTCGACCGCATCATGCGCCGGCCCTACTTCGTCCCCGAGACCAAGAAGGTCGACCAGCTCCTGCGCGAGTTCCAGTTGCGCCGCGTCCACATTGCGGTGGTGGTGGACGAGTACGGCGGCACGTCGGGAATCGTGTGTCTCGAAGACGTGATCGAGGAGATCGTCGGCGACATTCAGGATGAGTTCGACGACGAGGCGGAAGAGATCCTCAAGATCGGCGAGGGCGTCTTCCTGTGCGATGCCCGCGTTCGCCTCGACGAATTGAACGAGTATGCCGGGTTCGACCTGCCGGCGAACAGCTTCGAGACCCTCGGCGGGTTCGTGTTCGACCTGTTCGGAAAGATCCCGGTGAAGTACGAAAAAGAGCGCTACGGCAGGGCGGATTTCGTCATTCAGCAGATGGAGGGAAACCGCATCTCGAGCGTCAAGATCGTGAGCCGCCGCGAGTCTCCTGCCGGCGGCGGCGAACACGAAACGGATTAG
- a CDS encoding PhoH family protein — protein MPPPAAVALDNLNFLRELCGPNDRNLRVFERLLGFPVLSRGNELLLDCTDPLQQRRFAAMLEWLREQAAGGRAIDRFAVAAAHDAVSTAPPAAAAEAALRIPGGGSRIYARSATQARYLAAIDRYEMVVAVGPAGTGKTFLAVAAALRAVIGREKRRLVLTRPVVEAGESLGFLPGDLAQKIDPYLRPLYDAMDALVPGDTLRRLEETRAIEIAPLAYMRGRTLTDSYVILDEAQNTTREQMKMFLTRLGEGTRAVITGDITQIDLPRRHDSGLVHIMSVLSPVRDIRFVRLGQEDVVRSELVRKIVQAYEDADQPREHAGRRSQAAS, from the coding sequence ATGCCGCCTCCGGCTGCCGTCGCCCTCGACAACCTCAACTTCCTGCGTGAGTTGTGCGGTCCCAACGACCGCAATCTGCGCGTTTTCGAGCGTCTGCTCGGTTTTCCCGTGCTCAGTCGCGGCAACGAGTTGCTGCTTGACTGCACTGACCCGCTGCAACAGCGCCGGTTCGCCGCCATGCTGGAGTGGTTGCGCGAGCAGGCAGCGGGCGGACGCGCGATCGACCGCTTCGCCGTTGCTGCCGCCCACGACGCGGTGAGCACCGCGCCGCCCGCCGCGGCAGCGGAGGCAGCGTTGCGGATTCCCGGTGGAGGGAGCCGCATATACGCGCGCAGCGCCACTCAGGCACGCTACCTGGCGGCCATCGATCGCTATGAGATGGTGGTCGCGGTGGGGCCGGCCGGTACCGGCAAGACCTTTCTCGCGGTCGCGGCCGCGTTGCGGGCGGTGATCGGGCGCGAGAAGCGGCGGCTGGTCCTGACCCGCCCGGTGGTGGAGGCGGGCGAGAGCCTCGGCTTCCTGCCGGGTGATCTGGCCCAGAAAATCGACCCCTATCTGCGCCCACTGTACGATGCCATGGACGCCCTGGTTCCCGGCGACACGCTGCGCCGCCTCGAAGAGACGAGGGCGATCGAAATCGCGCCGCTTGCCTACATGCGCGGGCGCACGCTCACCGACAGCTACGTCATTCTCGACGAGGCGCAGAACACGACCCGCGAGCAGATGAAGATGTTTCTGACCCGGCTCGGCGAGGGTACGCGGGCGGTGATCACCGGCGACATCACCCAGATCGACCTGCCGCGCCGGCACGACTCGGGTCTGGTGCACATCATGTCGGTGTTGTCTCCGGTGCGCGACATCCGCTTCGTCCGGCTGGGCCAGGAGGACGTGGTGCGCAGCGAGCTGGTGCGCAAGATCGTGCAGGCGTACGAGGATGCGGACCAGCCTCGCGAGCATGCCGGACGCCGGTCCCAAGCGGCTTCATGA
- the ybeY gene encoding rRNA maturation RNase YbeY: MTVADAMVEVRWAEPGATDGGGAGAALADLLERFGRRALQHLNHRVEVSVLLCDARLIQTLNTRYRGVAAPTDVLSFAQMEGSAPLPDAQPRSGRSEKAAPRGDRADSRSAAACWPGCAGQAAVPAAGDVVIATDVAAGQAAARGEPAERELCRLLLHGMLHLVGMDHADPPRACEPMLKLQERTLHRLLGDVAPTTRQD; the protein is encoded by the coding sequence ATGACGGTCGCCGACGCGATGGTGGAAGTGCGCTGGGCCGAACCCGGCGCGACCGATGGCGGCGGTGCGGGAGCCGCGCTCGCCGACCTGCTCGAACGGTTCGGTCGCCGCGCGCTGCAGCACCTGAACCACCGCGTGGAAGTGTCGGTGCTGCTGTGTGACGCGCGCTTGATACAGACGCTCAACACGCGCTACCGCGGCGTCGCCGCGCCGACCGACGTGCTGTCCTTCGCGCAGATGGAGGGGTCGGCGCCGCTCCCCGATGCGCAGCCGCGCAGCGGCCGGTCCGAAAAAGCCGCTCCGCGCGGTGACCGTGCAGACTCGCGCAGCGCCGCGGCGTGCTGGCCGGGGTGCGCGGGTCAGGCTGCCGTGCCGGCGGCGGGAGACGTGGTGATCGCCACCGACGTGGCCGCCGGCCAGGCAGCCGCCCGCGGCGAGCCGGCGGAGCGGGAATTGTGCCGCTTGCTGTTGCATGGCATGTTGCACCTCGTGGGCATGGACCACGCCGACCCGCCGCGCGCATGCGAGCCGATGCTGAAATTGCAGGAGCGGACGTTGCACCGCCTGCTCGGAGACGTGGCGCCGACCACACGACAGGATTAA